CATCCTTTAGCCTACTACTACATGTAGGGGCCACTGTGCCGCTACGAAACGTGAGGGGGCTGTGCTTGGTCACGTGATGCCGTTCCTCAAATCGGAGTAAAAAAGGGTGAGCCTACTATTATTGTTTATTGCAGCGATGTACTTGAATCGACCAATGGCAACCCAGCTTTAAGGACTTGCCTCAACTTGTTCTATTTCTGCCATACGTCTGTCTTGACTGGGTCCACGTGTGCACTAAGGTAGGAATTTAGCTATCCTCGCACAGCCtatgaatgcaaatatttatCTTGTTTGTCAGTTTCAGAGTGAATATGAGACCATAATGTATGAGGTAAAATATATGTAATCCAAATAGATGCAGTAGTTTGTCTGATAAGTGACTGTATCATGAACAGCGCTAGTTAGCACCGGTGAAGTTAGCACAATTCAAACTGGTGGTGAAGCCTTCCCCTTAAACAAAGCAGTTCCATGTAAAAACAATGTCGTTTTAAGTATAACGTTTTACCTTACACTTAGCCTACATTGAATATGCAACCACGTAAAGGTGTTTTTGCTGTATGGACATGAAGATCAAATGGCAACGTTCACGTTAActggtgtgttcctttaaatagcTTGGTGAAAAGATAGTCTATCACATAATGCTATCAACGTTGGCGTTAGAGACTTTCAGCGAAAGTTAATTAGGCTTTTTAACGTTAAGCTAGCAATTGAAGTCTGTCACCAACTCCATATCCGTGTCTATTCATCTTTCAGATATGAGCTATTTCAGACAGTGAACATGTCGGGCATAGAGATCACATGTGGAAGAATTTCCCCCTGTGGCCCACTGAATGGACAGCCTCgggcacatacatacagtatttcaaaaGTATACAAGAAGTCTAAGAGGAAGCCTACAAAACGAAAGACCAAAGAAAAGCCAGACGATGGTACCGACGCTCCTAAAGCGACCAGCTCTGCAAAGAAAAGGAAATTGTGTGAGATTAAAGGAGATGACCTAGGAGGCAGTGCATATTATGGGACAGGTGACTGTGTTGTTGACACTCCGGCTTCTGTATTCAGTAAAAGCACAGGTGTCCAGGATTCCTCTATTGATCACTTGCAACCCATTATGGAGAAGAGGGTTCCTACACCCGGTGAACGTTGGGAGTTGGACAGTGGTTTTGCGTCCGAGGCCAGCCCACCCTCCAGTGGCCGATGCTCACCCTGCATTGGCAGCTGCCCTGCCAAAATTGTGGCCATAGACTGTGAGATGGTGGGTACGGGCCCTGATGGACATTGCAGTGAGCTGGCACGCTGTAGTGTGTTGAACTATGatggtaatgtactgtatgaccaGTATATTCTACCACGCCGGCCTGTCACAAACTACCGCACTCGCTGGAGTGGTATCAGAAAGCAGCACCTCAAGCATGCCATCCCTTTCGAAAAGGCCAGGACAGAGGTAGGTTTCCTGCTGTGCGTTTTGTGTAGAAAGTGTTGGCCATTCTTCAGTTTAAATATGAAAATGTTGTCATTGCACTACATTAACATGCTCTTTGTTTGCACCTTGTTGTTTTTAGATTGTGACTCTAATTAAGGATAAGGTGGTTATCGGTCATGCACTTCACAATGACTTTAAGGCTTTGGGGTTCTCTCACCCATGGCATATGACAAGGGATACTATGTCCTCGCGAGCACTTCGACAGATGTGCAGCTTACCTTCTAAAAATGGCGCATCACTGAAGACTCTAACACGAAGACTCCTCAATAGAAATATTCAGGTGAGGTCTTGACTGAACCACTAGACTATCAAGCCCCTTTCAATTCCCTGTCTTTAGCTCATCAGTAAATGTACTGGTGGTAATATGGTAATATCTGGACCATGATATAGCCTTAATCATGAATACATTGATGATTGGATTTGTTACAGCAGTGTGACGTATTACGAGGTTTGTCTTGGATGTTTCAATCAAATCAGTTATTTAACAAGGAGGAATACTTGGACTGATGCGTATCTTTAATTTCACAACACATTTCAGAAGCATTTGCTTCAGGCCAGTGAGACTCTGTTTAAGATTGACTTCTGTGACCTCTCTGTGCCGCAGGTTGGGCAGGCTGGCCACTGCTCCGTGGAAGACGCCCTGGCTGCCCTGGATCTCTACAAGCTGGTGGAGGACCAGTGGGAGCAGAATAATTCTGAGAAGGAGAGGGCACCACCTCAGCTTGGCCCGGACCCCTCCCTCAGCCACTACATGTTGGACCAGTACTGGCCAGAGCATATGGACTGTAGCCAGTGAGCTGGCTGAGAGCTCGACAGGTGCTATATCACTATTACGGGAGGAGAACATGGTGAACGGAGAGGTGGTGTGCTCCGCTGCTATAGACCTCTGGAGTTTGCCaacaaaaaggacccaaagctgccatctttgcccctATGAGGGGATCCGgctctccttatttgggcaaagatggtacgtggatctccttatatgggcaatgGTGGCAGCTTGtgggtcctttttgtaggcacATTTATAGAGGTCTGTTACCCTATGAAATGGTTGTATCTGGAGAACTTTTGTAACCTTCCATTGAGTTGCACAATACAGTTTCTAAGCTGTATCCCTGAGCCCACTCATATGTGGGAATCTGTCCTTATCAAAATTACAACAAATTATGAACTAAAGAAATTATTGGTAAAAACTGCCCAAGAACATGAAACTCAGTCAGACAACAGTTTGAAAAATGAAATCCATTTTATTACCACACCTTTGTGGCTGTTTTGAAAGTTCATCATAACCGAATGAATGGCTCTGATGTTTAATATTTAATTAGACCTGTAAAAAACATAAAAGCCACCCATTTGATTGTACAGAAACTTGCAGTTGTGTGCATACTGTCATGGTAATACATTATTGTTGTTCAGCCTTACATTTGGGATGGAGGACAACGCTAAAATGTCATTTGTAATGACAGTGGTGTTAAATACTTAATGTTAACTTAAACATTTGGTCCATGTGCTATTGAACATCATGATATGCTGTGGTTAAATCTTATGGAGTTATTTATTAATAAAAGCATTTAAACTATTAGTCATTGTGTGAACAGTATTCCATGTATTGAAGTGTAATATAATTTGGAAGAATAATGTTATATTTATGGTTACCATAAAGAATATTTGATGTCAGTCATGTCTTTATACTCCATAGTTAAGTGGTGCCCAGGCCTTTCATCGTGGTCTGCTCTCTTACTATTGCCCTCCCCACCACTGCATTACAGTCGAGACTATTGGCTACTCACCAGAAAGCACTTACAGCCTACTATGTACCATCCTGATGACTCGTAGTTGGTTTTGCACTTTGAAAACCATTGCTATAGTCCAACCAGGAAATGGATTATTATTATAAGGCTTTCCATTCAGTCACACAGCTCTATTAATACATACCTGGAATGCCTCTACATCTTGCTGGAGACTAATTTCTCTTAAACCCCTCCTTCCCGTAACGTTATGTTAGTAAAGCTATTTACCAGTATGTGGTAGGGAAAAACTTTTCCCTCTACAAAAATCAAGAAACCGGACACATAAATCCACCGTCGCATCTGACTCAGACCAAAAATAACAATCTGATGTTCAAATATGCTATGCTTTTGTCTAAATTCTGCTGTCTCTGCACAATTGTTTGCAGTATATGGTGTTACTCGAGATTACGGTGATTGAAAGTAATTAGAAatcatttaattatttattacaCAAGTTAATTGTTCATTTGACCATATCTGGTGATTCAACTGAGGCTTATGGGTCAAGGAATTCATTCGGCTATATGCATATATGAGGTCTTTGTATTTATGTTGTGGAGAAAGTCTTCATTAGTCCACCGATATCCTGAATTGTTGGATCAAGTCTAGCATTAGCTGAGACAAAAAGGTGCCCTGTGCGCAGTGAGGAAGAAATGCAATTGTGCAAGA
This sequence is a window from Sardina pilchardus chromosome 10, fSarPil1.1, whole genome shotgun sequence. Protein-coding genes within it:
- the isg20 gene encoding apoptosis-enhancing nuclease, with translation MSGIEITCGRISPCGPLNGQPRAHTYSISKVYKKSKRKPTKRKTKEKPDDGTDAPKATSSAKKRKLCEIKGDDLGGSAYYGTGDCVVDTPASVFSKSTGVQDSSIDHLQPIMEKRVPTPGERWELDSGFASEASPPSSGRCSPCIGSCPAKIVAIDCEMVGTGPDGHCSELARCSVLNYDGNVLYDQYILPRRPVTNYRTRWSGIRKQHLKHAIPFEKARTEIVTLIKDKVVIGHALHNDFKALGFSHPWHMTRDTMSSRALRQMCSLPSKNGASLKTLTRRLLNRNIQVGQAGHCSVEDALAALDLYKLVEDQWEQNNSEKERAPPQLGPDPSLSHYMLDQYWPEHMDCSQ